Proteins from a genomic interval of Caldicellulosiruptor diazotrophicus:
- the panD gene encoding aspartate 1-decarboxylase has translation MLIEVLKSKIHRATVTEANLNYVGSITIDEELMKAAGIFENEKVQVVNINNGERFETYVIRGEKGSGTICLNGAAARLVQVGDKIIIMAYCLLTMEEYYNYKPKIVFVDDKNKIIRLSDTENQSECIC, from the coding sequence ATGCTGATTGAAGTTTTAAAATCTAAGATTCACAGAGCAACCGTCACAGAGGCAAATCTAAATTATGTGGGGAGTATCACAATTGATGAGGAATTGATGAAAGCTGCTGGAATATTTGAAAATGAAAAGGTGCAGGTTGTGAATATAAACAACGGTGAGAGATTTGAAACTTATGTGATAAGAGGTGAAAAAGGTAGCGGAACAATTTGCCTAAACGGAGCAGCAGCTCGTCTTGTGCAAGTGGGTGATAAGATAATTATAATGGCGTACTGTCTTCTTACCATGGAAGAGTATTATAACTATAAGCCCAAAATTGTATTTGTAGATGATAAAAACAAAATTATAAGATTATCGGACACAGAGAATCAATCAGAATGTATCTGTTAA
- a CDS encoding spore coat protein — protein MKTLSDRDIAFSLLNSLKLQATALTNLVLESTNNALRREAMSVLNRVFDHQKQIFDFLSQKGWYPVEMAKQEDITKAQRDVQTIQNNIQMVSM, from the coding sequence ATGAAGACACTTTCAGACAGGGATATTGCATTTTCGCTTTTGAACTCTTTAAAGCTTCAAGCAACAGCTTTAACAAACTTAGTTTTAGAAAGTACAAACAATGCTCTCAGAAGAGAAGCTATGTCTGTTTTAAACAGAGTTTTTGACCATCAAAAACAGATTTTTGATTTCCTCTCGCAAAAGGGCTGGTATCCTGTTGAAATGGCAAAGCAAGAAGATATTACAAAGGCTCAGAGAGATGTTCAAACAATTCAGAATAACATCCAAATGGTTTCGATGTAA
- a CDS encoding nucleoside triphosphate pyrophosphohydrolase family protein, whose translation MLKDIFIDDFQYVVDDLLIRNKSILDSLTKFSESAARVNRSIIKSVTNCGCIRINAKKQEIPIDVSLKEAKKYLKTHVEGQLCENCRDLIEKEIGSTLFYLASICNTLDLNLYDIIIKEIERMKTLGEFNLR comes from the coding sequence ATGTTGAAGGATATCTTTATAGACGATTTCCAATACGTCGTTGATGACCTCTTGATACGAAACAAAAGTATACTTGACAGTTTAACAAAGTTTTCTGAGTCAGCAGCGCGTGTCAACAGAAGCATAATAAAATCAGTCACAAACTGTGGATGTATAAGAATAAACGCTAAAAAACAGGAAATTCCTATAGATGTAAGCTTGAAAGAAGCAAAAAAGTACCTCAAAACACATGTTGAAGGTCAGCTTTGTGAAAACTGCAGAGATTTGATTGAAAAAGAGATTGGAAGCACATTATTTTATTTGGCTTCAATCTGCAATACTTTAGATTTGAACTTGTATGATATTATAATCAAAGAAATTGAGAGAATGAAAACACTGGGAGAATTTAACTTAAGATAA
- a CDS encoding DUF4364 family protein, protein MSDEFNEIHTLAQNKLILLFFLSKIKIPIPIQQVDEFVLSTKYMNFFEYQQYLKELEAQKLIHKYDDEIRTYIEISQTGRDVLDILLDLLPKYTVEEIEEYIKKNYRKIKLNTEVYSDYKILSPTEYIVICSLREGNSILFEIKVNVPHVEIAKRICKNWNKNAETVYRLLFENLARNHEEPEKNQE, encoded by the coding sequence ATGTCTGATGAATTTAACGAAATACACACCCTTGCCCAAAACAAGCTTATTCTTTTGTTCTTCTTAAGCAAAATAAAAATTCCTATTCCTATTCAGCAGGTTGACGAGTTTGTTCTTTCAACAAAATACATGAACTTTTTTGAATACCAGCAGTATCTCAAAGAACTTGAAGCTCAAAAGCTAATCCATAAATATGATGATGAAATTAGAACATATATCGAAATATCACAAACCGGTAGAGATGTTTTAGATATTCTATTGGATTTACTCCCAAAATATACTGTCGAGGAAATAGAAGAATACATAAAGAAAAATTATAGAAAGATTAAGCTTAATACAGAAGTTTATTCTGATTACAAAATACTCAGCCCTACCGAATACATAGTTATATGCTCTCTGCGTGAAGGAAATAGTATATTGTTTGAAATAAAAGTAAACGTACCGCATGTTGAAATTGCAAAAAGAATTTGTAAAAATTGGAATAAAAATGCTGAGACGGTATACAGACTGCTTTTTGAAAATTTAGCACGTAATCATGAAGAGCCTGAAAAAAATCAAGAATGA
- a CDS encoding L,D-transpeptidase family protein, with the protein MRRKNSLKFIFSIIIILLPLVAISSILHNNPYLIYVSIDDSKLYVFKKGILYKSYPISPGKPSTPTPVGTFKIISKDYWGEGFGGRWMGLNVPYGKYGIHGTIYESYIGAHVSKGCVRMLNKDVKELFSYIPIGTTVVISEGIYGEFRNGFRTIYPGDTGEDVMAVQRKLKKLGFYSGSIDGKYGAALEYAVNLYQKKNKLPITNKITPYLLRKMGFYLFE; encoded by the coding sequence ATGAGAAGAAAAAATTCTCTCAAGTTTATATTTTCAATTATCATTATTTTGCTACCTTTAGTAGCCATTTCAAGCATATTACACAATAATCCATATCTTATTTATGTCTCAATTGATGACAGCAAATTGTATGTATTTAAAAAAGGAATTTTATACAAGTCATACCCAATTTCACCTGGGAAACCTTCGACTCCAACTCCAGTTGGGACCTTTAAGATAATATCAAAAGACTACTGGGGTGAAGGATTTGGAGGAAGGTGGATGGGGCTAAATGTCCCATATGGCAAATATGGAATTCATGGAACAATATATGAGAGTTACATAGGAGCTCATGTAAGCAAAGGCTGTGTCAGAATGCTGAACAAGGATGTGAAGGAATTGTTTTCATATATTCCAATTGGGACAACGGTAGTGATTTCAGAAGGTATATATGGAGAATTTAGAAACGGTTTTAGAACAATATACCCTGGTGATACTGGCGAGGATGTTATGGCAGTTCAAAGAAAGCTCAAAAAACTCGGATTTTATTCAGGGAGTATCGATGGTAAGTATGGAGCAGCACTTGAATACGCAGTAAATTTATACCAAAAGAAAAATAAGCTTCCTATAACCAACAAAATTACACCTTATTTGCTAAGGAAAATGGGTTTTTATTTATTTGAATAA
- a CDS encoding GNAT family N-acetyltransferase encodes MIRCAKFSDLPQIAQIFREAFSDSIEFYFENKIKNSAIEDIFKVVIIAEPHGFLVYEDEENKKIAGYICVVRDIKRVWIAAILTLSFLKWTIKWFLGLYGFGIRPIWKILSNKLDFFRFQTRYANEISAQILSIGTLKNYRGKSIGTKLVEAGLEFLKSKGVKEVKLEVRPDNLPAIRLYKKFGFHQIGMSRDPQGKWIVMKKSFKQ; translated from the coding sequence ATGATAAGATGTGCAAAGTTCTCTGACCTTCCCCAGATAGCGCAAATTTTCAGAGAAGCTTTTTCTGACAGCATTGAATTCTATTTTGAAAACAAAATAAAAAACTCTGCTATAGAAGACATATTCAAAGTGGTGATCATTGCAGAACCTCACGGTTTCTTAGTCTACGAAGATGAAGAAAATAAAAAAATTGCAGGGTATATATGTGTTGTTAGAGACATCAAAAGGGTATGGATAGCTGCAATTTTAACTCTTTCGTTTTTAAAGTGGACAATCAAATGGTTTTTGGGACTATATGGGTTTGGTATAAGACCTATATGGAAAATTCTTTCTAACAAGCTTGACTTTTTCAGATTTCAGACAAGATATGCAAATGAAATCTCTGCACAAATTCTTTCTATTGGAACGTTAAAAAATTACAGAGGAAAAAGTATTGGAACAAAGCTTGTTGAGGCGGGACTTGAATTTTTAAAGTCAAAAGGAGTAAAAGAAGTAAAATTAGAAGTTCGACCTGACAATCTGCCTGCGATAAGACTATACAAAAAATTTGGATTTCATCAAATTGGCATGTCACGAGACCCTCAAGGCAAATGGATTGTAATGAAAAAAAGTTTTAAACAATAA